The Fibrobacter sp. genome includes a region encoding these proteins:
- the rimM gene encoding ribosome maturation factor RimM (Essential for efficient processing of 16S rRNA): MSESENNQEYISVCQLMRAHGVKGYIKAMPLTHDLNRHKMLSDVMLKKTNGEQVKLTLEDSRLANNLWLLKFKGYDTPESLVHFVNGDIMIPEEDRIPAPEGEYYLDDLEGFRVKLEDGRDVGEVLEVQELPTVYAFCIKFDAPFQKEFSSKTVFVPWIDDCVLDVDEENESITCSTDYVKSMCPGER; this comes from the coding sequence ATGTCTGAATCCGAGAACAATCAAGAGTATATCAGCGTCTGCCAGCTCATGCGCGCCCACGGCGTCAAGGGCTACATCAAGGCAATGCCGTTGACTCACGACCTAAACCGTCATAAGATGCTCTCGGATGTGATGCTAAAAAAGACCAATGGTGAGCAGGTCAAATTGACTTTGGAAGATTCCAGGCTGGCTAACAATCTGTGGTTATTAAAGTTCAAGGGGTACGACACGCCCGAATCCCTGGTCCATTTCGTCAACGGCGATATCATGATCCCCGAAGAAGACCGTATTCCCGCCCCCGAGGGCGAATACTATCTGGACGACTTGGAAGGTTTCCGTGTCAAGCTGGAAGACGGCCGCGACGTCGGTGAAGTTCTTGAAGTTCAGGAGCTGCCCACAGTCTACGCTTTCTGCATTAAGTTCGATGCACCCTTCCAGAAAGAATTTTCCTCGAAGACAGTCTTTGTCCCCTGGATTGACGACTGCGTCCTAGACGTAGACGAAGAAAACGAGAGCATCACCTGTAGCACGGACTATGTCAAGAGCATGTGTCCCGGAGAAAGATAG
- the ffh gene encoding signal recognition particle protein, giving the protein MFSQLTDSLENTLKNLRGQGKLTEENVAESLREVRRAFLEADVNFNVTRDFVKAVKEKALGSEVLTSVTPGQQIVKIIHDELVEVMGGETKEINLSAPAPVGIMMVGLQGSGKTTFAGKISLWMRTKKKRKPLLVAADVYRPAAIKQLQVLGKSIGIPVYDEGQGNPVEIIKHGYQYAKDNGFDLVIYDTAGRLQIDEELMQELEQAQEAVHPDEVLFVADAMIGQEAVNVAETFWQRLKFTGVCLSKMDGDTRGGAALSIKKMTGVPICFIGVGEKLNEIDLFHPDRMASRILGMGDVVSLVERAQQVIDEKDAKDLKKKILNNTFDLNDFLNQLRTIKKLGSIKSILSLIPGLNKLPMDQIDEKELVYVEAVLSSMTPKERKNPSIINGSRKDRIAKGSGTEIGRVNAVLKQYETMKEMFKKVGDFARKQNGGNPVGSNYTPPKDKNKKKKKH; this is encoded by the coding sequence ATGTTTTCACAGCTGACTGATTCTCTAGAAAATACCCTCAAGAACCTGCGTGGGCAGGGCAAGCTTACCGAAGAAAACGTTGCGGAATCCCTTCGCGAGGTCCGCCGCGCCTTTTTGGAAGCAGACGTCAACTTCAACGTAACCCGCGACTTCGTGAAGGCGGTGAAGGAAAAGGCTCTCGGTTCCGAGGTCCTGACTTCCGTGACCCCGGGTCAGCAGATTGTGAAGATCATCCACGACGAACTTGTAGAAGTCATGGGTGGCGAAACCAAGGAAATCAACCTCTCCGCCCCCGCTCCCGTGGGCATCATGATGGTGGGTCTCCAGGGTTCCGGTAAGACTACTTTTGCAGGCAAGATTTCCCTCTGGATGCGCACCAAGAAGAAGCGCAAGCCCCTGCTAGTGGCAGCCGACGTTTACCGCCCGGCAGCAATCAAGCAGCTGCAGGTGCTGGGCAAATCCATCGGCATTCCCGTTTACGACGAAGGCCAGGGCAATCCTGTGGAAATCATCAAGCACGGTTACCAGTACGCCAAGGATAACGGCTTTGACCTGGTGATCTACGATACCGCAGGCCGCTTGCAGATCGACGAAGAACTGATGCAGGAACTGGAACAGGCTCAGGAAGCCGTCCATCCCGACGAAGTGCTGTTCGTGGCTGACGCCATGATCGGTCAGGAAGCCGTGAACGTTGCCGAAACCTTCTGGCAGCGCCTCAAGTTCACCGGCGTCTGCCTTTCCAAGATGGATGGCGACACCCGCGGCGGTGCAGCGCTCTCCATCAAGAAGATGACCGGCGTTCCCATCTGCTTCATCGGCGTTGGCGAAAAGCTGAACGAAATCGACCTGTTCCACCCCGACCGTATGGCCAGCCGAATCCTCGGCATGGGCGACGTGGTCTCCCTCGTGGAACGCGCACAGCAGGTCATCGACGAAAAGGACGCCAAGGACCTCAAGAAGAAGATCCTGAACAACACCTTCGACCTGAACGACTTTTTGAACCAGCTGCGCACCATCAAGAAGCTGGGCAGCATCAAGAGCATTTTGAGCCTCATCCCGGGCCTGAACAAGCTCCCCATGGACCAAATCGACGAAAAGGAACTGGTTTACGTGGAAGCAGTCCTCAGTTCCATGACCCCCAAGGAACGCAAGAACCCGAGCATCATCAACGGCAGCCGCAAGGACCGTATCGCCAAGGGTTCCGGCACCGAGATCGGTCGCGTGAACGCAGTGCTCAAGCAGTACGAGACCATGAAGGAAATGTTCAAGAAGGTGGGAGACTTCGCCCGCAAGCAAAACGGCGGCAACCCCGTGGGCTCTAACTACACCCCGCCCAAAGACAAGAACAAGAAGAAGAAAAAGCACTAA
- the def gene encoding peptide deformylase, with protein sequence MAILPIRIYGDPVLRKKCEPITEITPELRQLARDMLETMYDAPGCGLAAPQIGLSIRLVVIDTAIPGEEEPRPYIMFNPEWEAEPDAKMVDYDEGCLSVPDIFCNVVRPDKVCVRFFDINGEAQEIHNCDGLFGRCIQHEVDHLSGDMFVDKISVSDRTMNQSKLKKMAKDTQAKLKKR encoded by the coding sequence ATGGCAATTCTTCCCATTAGAATCTACGGTGATCCGGTTCTCCGCAAGAAGTGCGAACCTATCACAGAAATCACTCCGGAACTGCGTCAACTGGCCCGCGACATGCTGGAAACCATGTATGACGCACCCGGTTGCGGCCTGGCTGCTCCGCAGATTGGCCTGAGCATCCGTCTTGTGGTCATCGACACCGCCATTCCTGGTGAAGAAGAACCTCGCCCCTACATCATGTTCAATCCGGAATGGGAAGCCGAACCGGATGCCAAGATGGTAGACTATGACGAAGGCTGCCTCTCCGTGCCGGATATTTTCTGCAACGTGGTTCGCCCGGACAAGGTTTGCGTCCGTTTCTTTGACATCAACGGCGAAGCCCAGGAAATCCACAACTGTGACGGTCTTTTCGGCCGCTGCATCCAGCACGAAGTGGACCACTTGAGCGGCGACATGTTCGTGGACAAGATTTCCGTATCTGACCGCACCATGAACCAGTCCAAGCTGAAGAAAATGGCAAAGGACACCCAGGCCAAGCTGAAGAAGCGCTAA
- a CDS encoding endo-1,4-beta-xylanase, translating into MKINLKNFLAGALSVASFAGIASAAPIMTNGDMSYGDGGWYLWNRPESPTKVESQIGVEGLGVDGSEGAKIVVKEPANPSWGLQLQPPKFLADSAYYILSFKAKGNMPINANVQGGPPDYRQKESASFQLTDQWKEYSMTFLADQKGYGVNNVTFHVGLQKGWMQMDDVRIIPAEGMNDTTWYVNSESRIDSLRKKDFTVKAAPGAKVSVKLLRHDFPFGTALAFYGPDKDSTEKWYKATAAKYFWHGVTENQFKWPEYERKKGKLMKDEMYRYVNFAKENGWKLRGHALYWAHQGYGFDKHYSNPNKPKQCGDFAKYLKARIDRDLKEYKGKIVEYDVWNEPLHEMYTTNTCGWNYLDSAFIWAHQADPEAILYINDYQVVSAGETDRYVSLIKGMLDRKVPVMGIGVQCHFGTRPVIPNLIKERLDKLAALGLPVKVTELDFGAWDQGLTISEEEQASEYNKVLRTLFSHPAVNGIVMWGFWDNRHWVQKGGIIRADGSEKPAAKTIYDLWHKVWTTNATATADESGVAKFRGFKGKYQVTIDGKTSEMYVK; encoded by the coding sequence ATGAAGATTAATCTCAAGAATTTTTTGGCTGGAGCTCTGTCTGTAGCAAGTTTTGCCGGCATTGCATCTGCAGCCCCCATCATGACCAATGGCGACATGAGCTATGGTGACGGTGGCTGGTATCTTTGGAATCGTCCCGAAAGTCCCACCAAGGTAGAAAGCCAGATTGGCGTCGAGGGCTTGGGTGTAGACGGGTCCGAAGGTGCAAAGATCGTGGTCAAGGAACCTGCAAATCCCAGCTGGGGCCTTCAGCTTCAGCCGCCTAAGTTCCTGGCAGACTCTGCCTACTATATCTTGAGCTTCAAGGCCAAGGGCAACATGCCCATTAACGCAAACGTGCAGGGGGGCCCTCCCGACTACCGTCAAAAGGAAAGCGCCTCCTTCCAGCTTACCGACCAGTGGAAGGAATACTCCATGACCTTCCTTGCAGACCAGAAGGGCTACGGCGTCAATAACGTTACCTTCCATGTGGGTCTTCAGAAGGGCTGGATGCAGATGGACGACGTGCGTATCATTCCTGCCGAAGGCATGAACGATACCACCTGGTACGTGAACTCCGAATCCCGTATCGACAGTCTCCGCAAGAAGGATTTTACTGTAAAGGCTGCCCCTGGCGCCAAGGTTTCTGTAAAGCTTCTCCGTCATGACTTCCCCTTCGGTACCGCCCTTGCATTCTACGGCCCCGATAAGGACAGCACCGAAAAGTGGTATAAGGCAACCGCAGCCAAGTACTTCTGGCATGGCGTAACCGAGAACCAGTTCAAGTGGCCGGAATACGAACGCAAGAAAGGCAAGCTCATGAAGGACGAAATGTACCGTTATGTGAACTTCGCCAAGGAAAACGGCTGGAAGCTCCGCGGCCATGCCCTCTACTGGGCACACCAGGGTTATGGTTTCGACAAGCATTATTCCAACCCCAATAAGCCCAAGCAGTGTGGTGACTTCGCCAAGTACCTGAAGGCACGAATCGATCGCGACCTTAAGGAATACAAGGGCAAGATTGTGGAATACGATGTATGGAATGAACCTCTCCACGAAATGTACACAACAAATACCTGCGGCTGGAACTATCTTGACAGCGCCTTCATCTGGGCCCATCAGGCAGACCCCGAGGCAATTCTTTACATTAACGACTACCAGGTTGTTTCCGCCGGTGAAACCGACCGCTACGTTTCCTTGATCAAGGGCATGCTCGATCGTAAGGTTCCTGTGATGGGTATCGGCGTTCAGTGCCATTTTGGTACTCGTCCTGTCATTCCCAACCTTATTAAGGAACGTCTCGACAAGCTGGCCGCTCTTGGCCTCCCTGTGAAGGTTACCGAACTTGACTTTGGCGCCTGGGACCAGGGCCTGACTATTTCCGAAGAGGAACAGGCCAGCGAATACAACAAGGTCCTTCGCACTCTCTTTAGCCATCCTGCCGTTAACGGCATCGTGATGTGGGGCTTCTGGGATAACCGTCACTGGGTCCAGAAGGGCGGCATCATCCGTGCCGACGGTTCCGAAAAGCCTGCTGCAAAGACCATCTACGACCTGTGGCACAAGGTCTGGACCACCAACGCAACTGCAACTGCTGACGAAAGCGGTGTAGCAAAGTTCCGTGGTTTCAAGGGTAAGTACCAGGTAACCATCGATGGTAAGACTTCCGAAATGTATGTGAAGTAG
- a CDS encoding cyclic nucleotide-binding domain-containing protein, whose translation MTLVENEFLCHEGDINHTLFVVKSGELEGTSTKHPDKKIYGPGSLIGEFCLLEGAPCQRTIQALEDSEIMVIGQEALQNVLQEEPSWLKSIVTFLAGRFHLAQENKRKSNLVKSLPSLLYLLDSHFKKTQKASISIEETRNKLNNLFNIVDDEIMELLQSLQNLDVLKIHGSEIHVESPRVIGMLYDSIMFRALNKQVSPNILTMTEQVVLSTVTKAVQESHEPLRNGTCIVSTESMRSIAKKDMHGMTLTMRTLQPLIDRGLISADMPAVTPEESDPLDSIPFFHGDFEKILDLMELNRIYPLLDKKLVGND comes from the coding sequence ATGACCCTTGTCGAAAACGAATTCCTGTGTCACGAAGGCGACATTAATCACACCCTGTTTGTCGTCAAAAGCGGAGAACTGGAGGGCACCTCAACAAAACACCCGGATAAGAAAATCTATGGTCCGGGCAGCCTCATCGGGGAATTTTGCCTACTGGAGGGAGCTCCATGCCAGAGGACCATCCAGGCCTTGGAAGATTCTGAAATTATGGTCATCGGCCAGGAAGCCTTACAAAACGTTCTCCAAGAAGAACCTAGCTGGTTGAAATCCATCGTGACCTTTCTTGCCGGACGATTTCACCTCGCCCAAGAGAACAAGCGAAAAAGCAATCTGGTCAAGAGTCTACCGTCCCTGCTGTATCTCCTAGACAGCCACTTCAAAAAAACTCAAAAGGCCTCCATTTCCATTGAGGAAACACGCAACAAGTTGAATAACCTGTTCAACATCGTGGATGATGAAATCATGGAACTGCTGCAATCCTTGCAGAACCTGGACGTTCTGAAAATCCACGGTAGCGAGATTCACGTTGAAAGCCCCCGCGTTATAGGCATGCTTTACGATTCCATTATGTTCAGAGCCTTGAACAAGCAGGTTTCGCCAAACATTCTTACCATGACAGAGCAGGTCGTCTTATCTACCGTCACAAAGGCGGTCCAGGAGAGCCACGAACCCTTAAGGAACGGAACCTGCATCGTAAGCACCGAGTCCATGAGGTCCATCGCCAAGAAGGATATGCACGGGATGACCTTGACCATGCGAACCCTGCAGCCACTGATTGATCGCGGTTTGATAAGTGCAGACATGCCCGCCGTAACTCCTGAAGAAAGCGATCCTTTGGATTCCATCCCTTTCTTCCACGGTGATTTCGAGAAAATCCTGGACCTGATGGAATTGAACCGAATCTATCCCCTGCTGGACAAAAAACTGGTCGGGAACGACTAG
- the yajC gene encoding preprotein translocase subunit YajC yields MKISTLLVTLASVAAFAQEAGAEQQQGGIISFLPMILIFVVMWLFFIRPKNKEMKQMEEMRKALKKGDKVITTAGIIGVVTNIDETSTTITVRTGSTTLIDFEKAAIMRVLNAEAKPAEAKKDEEKK; encoded by the coding sequence ATGAAGATTTCTACTCTCCTCGTGACCCTCGCCTCCGTAGCCGCTTTCGCCCAGGAAGCCGGTGCTGAACAGCAGCAGGGTGGCATCATCAGCTTCCTCCCCATGATCCTCATTTTCGTCGTCATGTGGCTCTTCTTCATCCGTCCGAAGAACAAGGAAATGAAGCAGATGGAAGAAATGCGCAAGGCTCTCAAGAAGGGTGACAAGGTTATCACTACCGCAGGTATCATCGGCGTTGTAACCAACATCGACGAAACCTCCACCACCATTACCGTCCGTACCGGTTCTACCACCCTCATCGACTTCGAAAAGGCAGCAATCATGCGCGTTCTCAACGCCGAAGCAAAGCCTGCAGAAGCCAAGAAGGACGAAGAAAAGAAGTAA
- a CDS encoding SpoIID/LytB domain-containing protein: protein MNIGRWAFRIAATVGLATGLSIADDFDLPDDVNSAEVIRFVPIEATTTTELKEQPVPASSEKSGVSAIEKSDKINDANGLVSKNIPEELNRPLRVGVFVGVKELYLKYAGDEIKVTANGKTLKLSAKGQSMELESREFANEDGSCMAVALDTKSLQRACYPGSILLRASNGKIDAINSVDVEDYLRGVVPYEIGKLDSSRVEALKAQAVAARTYAYKHYNSREAVGFDVYADTKDQVYKGLEGSTPLTDAAVKATAGVVMTYNNEFIIAYYHSTCGGTTETMATWNKADLPYLKSSPDRRPDGSAWCNESSYMKWERRFTEKELPELFKKNASEAKAKFSDAKGSDFKKIKSITVKSNLAGGRILSLQVKTDKGSFEVLTDKTRWLFKKGGQILPSSLFTVKQEGKEWIVTGSGFGHGVGMCQMGVRARAQAGQSFQEILTHYYPGITLEQYER from the coding sequence TTGAATATCGGTCGATGGGCATTCCGCATTGCGGCAACAGTTGGCCTGGCAACAGGCCTGTCCATCGCTGATGATTTTGACTTGCCCGATGATGTGAACTCTGCGGAAGTCATCCGTTTTGTTCCCATCGAGGCGACCACCACCACTGAGCTCAAGGAACAGCCTGTTCCCGCCAGCAGCGAAAAGAGTGGTGTTTCGGCCATCGAAAAGAGCGACAAGATCAACGACGCCAATGGCCTTGTATCCAAGAATATTCCCGAAGAACTGAACCGACCCCTCAGGGTTGGGGTTTTTGTGGGAGTCAAGGAACTGTACCTGAAATACGCCGGCGACGAAATCAAGGTCACCGCCAACGGCAAGACCTTGAAGCTTTCCGCCAAGGGGCAGTCCATGGAGCTTGAATCCAGGGAGTTCGCCAACGAAGACGGATCCTGCATGGCTGTGGCCCTAGACACCAAGAGCCTCCAGCGGGCATGCTACCCGGGTTCCATTCTCCTGAGGGCTAGCAACGGAAAGATTGACGCCATCAATTCCGTTGACGTAGAAGACTACCTGCGCGGCGTTGTGCCCTACGAAATCGGTAAGCTTGACTCCTCCAGGGTTGAAGCCCTCAAGGCACAGGCGGTGGCCGCACGTACCTACGCCTACAAGCACTATAATAGTCGCGAGGCCGTGGGCTTTGACGTGTATGCAGACACGAAGGACCAGGTGTACAAGGGTCTCGAAGGCTCCACCCCGCTGACCGATGCCGCGGTAAAGGCAACTGCCGGCGTCGTCATGACATACAACAACGAATTTATCATCGCCTACTATCATTCCACCTGCGGCGGCACTACAGAAACTATGGCCACCTGGAACAAAGCCGACCTGCCCTACCTCAAGAGCAGTCCGGACAGGCGTCCCGATGGAAGCGCCTGGTGCAATGAATCCAGCTACATGAAGTGGGAACGCCGCTTTACGGAAAAGGAACTGCCTGAACTTTTCAAGAAGAACGCCTCCGAAGCCAAGGCGAAATTCTCTGACGCCAAGGGCAGTGACTTCAAGAAAATCAAGAGCATTACAGTCAAGAGTAACCTGGCCGGCGGTCGCATTCTCAGCCTGCAGGTAAAGACAGACAAGGGATCTTTCGAAGTTCTCACCGACAAGACCCGTTGGCTTTTCAAGAAGGGCGGACAAATCCTCCCTTCCTCCCTCTTTACAGTCAAGCAGGAAGGCAAGGAATGGATCGTAACCGGAAGCGGATTCGGCCATGGCGTAGGCATGTGTCAAATGGGCGTTCGCGCCAGGGCTCAAGCCGGTCAAAGTTTCCAGGAAATCCTTACCCACTACTATCCGGGAATCACCCTGGAGCAATATGAACGATAA
- the rplS gene encoding 50S ribosomal protein L19 — protein sequence MSLNIEAIQNENVKTDLPELRAGDTVTVNVKVIEGTKERIQPFKGVIIQVKNSGISKSVTVRKMSGNVAVERIFPVNSPRVDSIVLDRPGKVRQARIYYMRDLRGKAARIDERQ from the coding sequence ATGTCCCTGAACATTGAAGCAATTCAGAATGAAAATGTAAAGACCGACCTTCCCGAACTCCGCGCCGGTGACACCGTCACTGTTAACGTGAAGGTTATTGAAGGCACCAAGGAACGTATCCAGCCGTTCAAGGGTGTTATCATCCAGGTCAAGAACTCCGGCATTTCCAAGTCCGTGACCGTCCGCAAGATGTCCGGCAATGTTGCCGTCGAACGTATCTTCCCGGTCAACTCTCCCCGTGTTGACTCCATCGTTCTCGATCGCCCGGGTAAGGTTCGTCAGGCTCGCATTTACTACATGCGCGACCTCCGCGGTAAGGCTGCACGTATCGACGAACGTCAGTAA
- the trmD gene encoding tRNA (guanosine(37)-N1)-methyltransferase TrmD, whose protein sequence is MKIDCVTIFPEMFSPMKQSIMGRAQNKGLLEFNTVYLRDFAINDYGQVDDVPYGGEPGMVIRPEPLAAAIRSTGVKQDGGKVIYLTADGVPFTHKMAEELSKESHLVLVCGHYKGIDDRIRQSEVDLEISIGDFVVSGGELPAMLVTDAVVRLIDGALGNRESGDTDSFAQGVLGWPVYTRPEVFEGKKVPDVLLSGHHKNIAAWRRQESLKRTQERRPDIFKNLERDTKFGIK, encoded by the coding sequence ATGAAAATCGACTGCGTCACCATCTTTCCGGAAATGTTCTCCCCCATGAAGCAATCTATCATGGGTCGAGCCCAGAACAAAGGTCTCCTGGAATTCAACACCGTGTACCTGCGGGATTTCGCCATCAACGACTACGGTCAGGTAGATGACGTGCCCTACGGCGGAGAACCGGGAATGGTCATTAGGCCCGAGCCCCTGGCAGCCGCCATCAGAAGTACCGGAGTGAAACAGGACGGCGGAAAGGTAATCTACCTGACTGCCGACGGAGTGCCATTCACCCACAAGATGGCAGAGGAGCTTTCCAAGGAAAGCCATCTGGTCCTAGTGTGCGGGCACTACAAGGGAATCGACGACCGCATCCGCCAGTCCGAGGTGGATTTGGAGATTTCGATCGGCGATTTCGTGGTAAGCGGTGGTGAACTGCCTGCCATGCTGGTAACCGACGCCGTTGTCCGTCTTATCGACGGAGCTCTAGGCAACCGAGAATCTGGGGATACAGATTCCTTTGCCCAGGGTGTACTAGGATGGCCGGTCTACACCAGACCCGAGGTTTTCGAAGGAAAAAAGGTCCCCGATGTGCTACTTTCGGGCCACCACAAGAACATTGCAGCCTGGAGACGTCAAGAATCGTTAAAAAGAACGCAAGAAAGACGTCCAGACATCTTTAAAAATCTCGAAAGAGATACTAAATTTGGCATCAAATAA
- a CDS encoding cyclic nucleotide-binding domain-containing protein, producing MKPVDSRQQTIPPVRSNVKAGFVVYTPDCEERSIVILNDGELVARKKDGPGAFSNDIVFTMHPGDLVGVASLLEGETFKHTLVASKDSSITLVTEECMESELKRLPLWLLAVIRSLSSKTRLLKQETHQTRVQNTIKSLAQFCSGKPANTKFNLAALIMEFNWLTRIPTSTIQLDFKGLFRRKLVHLSMENGKVFCKIKDPSLLEIFVDYQNTQEKDSDFEPYKLSDSQKKVLSLLSTVNADLCEESHYWLAFIQKHYPKADVAEWIMLQKLGWFKQAGQNLFTVDTNKVAYFLKALEFETNIRGVL from the coding sequence ATGAAACCGGTGGATTCCCGACAGCAAACAATCCCGCCAGTACGGTCAAACGTTAAGGCGGGATTTGTTGTTTATACTCCGGACTGCGAAGAACGGAGTATCGTCATTTTAAATGACGGGGAACTTGTAGCTCGCAAAAAAGACGGTCCGGGAGCTTTCTCCAACGACATTGTTTTTACCATGCATCCAGGGGACCTGGTCGGCGTTGCGTCCTTACTTGAAGGAGAAACCTTCAAGCACACGCTTGTCGCAAGCAAGGATTCCAGTATCACCCTGGTTACCGAAGAATGCATGGAATCCGAGCTCAAGCGACTTCCCCTTTGGCTCCTGGCGGTCATCCGCAGCCTGTCTAGCAAGACTAGACTTTTAAAGCAGGAAACGCACCAAACCCGCGTGCAAAACACAATCAAGAGCCTAGCCCAATTCTGCAGCGGCAAGCCTGCCAACACCAAGTTCAACCTGGCAGCGCTGATTATGGAATTCAACTGGCTAACAAGAATCCCAACGTCCACGATCCAGCTGGATTTCAAGGGACTGTTTCGACGTAAGCTGGTTCACCTATCCATGGAAAACGGAAAGGTATTTTGCAAGATCAAGGATCCCTCTCTGTTGGAAATCTTTGTAGACTACCAGAACACTCAGGAAAAAGACTCCGACTTCGAGCCCTACAAGCTTAGCGATAGCCAGAAGAAAGTCCTCTCCCTTCTGTCAACCGTAAACGCAGACCTTTGCGAGGAAAGCCACTACTGGTTAGCATTCATTCAAAAGCACTACCCAAAGGCAGACGTCGCCGAATGGATAATGTTGCAAAAACTTGGTTGGTTCAAACAGGCTGGGCAAAACCTCTTTACCGTTGATACAAACAAAGTAGCATACTTTTTGAAGGCTCTGGAGTTCGAAACCAATATCCGAGGAGTGCTATAA